The genomic stretch GTCTCGCAGAAATCAGCCCATGGCGGATGCGAGCAGTCCAAAGGGATGGGTAGTGCAAACCGATGCGGGATGCTTCGAGGAAGGAATTATTTCCTTCGGCTGTGTGATTCGCGATCCTTCCTCCAACATATTTCTTGCTGCTACAAAAAGAATCCATAGTGTCACCAATCCTGCAACTGTCGAAGCTATGGTTATTCGTTGGGCATTGCAAATGGCAAAAGACTTGGGACTTTCGGAGTTTGTTATCCAATCGGACGCGTTGACGGTTGTGGACTGCATTAATGGATGTTTTATATATGCTGATCTGAATCCTATTGTTTTTTATTGCAAAGTTTTATTGTCCAGTTTTAATAGTGTTGGAATTATGTTCATTAACAGAGCTGAAAATGTAGAAGCTCACCAGCTAGTTGGTATTGGCAGGTCAATAGGATCTAGAACATGGACTGGGCATATCCCAAACTTATGTCCTGTAATTTGTAATTCACTTTCTGTTTCAGTTTAATGGAAGTTTTCTTGAcatcaaaaaaaaaactatttgatcctacaattaacttttttaaaagACTAGTGTTTGTTTACCAAAATTCACAGTAAACAGCATTTTAGTCATCTTGGGAATAGGTATTCCTTTTACAGTCTTTGAGGTCGATGTCTTGAGGGATTTCAACATTGCCTCATCTCGGTTACATGCAAATAGTTGGGAATTTATGAAAGACTTTGATATCTCTTTGTATAGCTTTAAACATTATTCTCACTACTAGTATATTCTTTTCTATCTACGAATCTAAGGGCATCAAAAAAGAAGGTTGGGTTTAGGTGAGTGCCCTTGCTTGCAGTGAGATTCTCACTCCTCACAATTATGTCTTTAAAAATTAGAATAATACATTTATTCGATTTTAAGGTAACATCGAGCTTTTTTATGTCATCTTTAACAAGGATTGTAGTCATCTAAGCCTTGAAGGAATCATCATCAGAGATAGTGGCTTCCAAACTACCTATATGCCTTAATGAATTATGATCCTCCTCTCCTTCATTAAAATCCCCTATTGAAATGTCATAGAGACTCTCATGTGCACCAAAGTTAATAGGCACAATGAAAAAG from Vicia villosa cultivar HV-30 ecotype Madison, WI linkage group LG4, Vvil1.0, whole genome shotgun sequence encodes the following:
- the LOC131598113 gene encoding uncharacterized protein LOC131598113, which produces MKNILPTKENLLGKGVASDGLCPLYQVDTENSCHLFLRCSFIKRVLFSNPLGIRVPEEGDVADWLDAIFTRKDFKLGQIVAIFMWKIWKVRNYVIFKNAKADPCTVAVDIWNAVSEESHSCLLAESRRNQPMADASSPKGWVVQTDAGCFEEGIISFGCVIRDPSSNIFLAATKRIHSVTNPATVEAMVIRWALQMAKDLGLSEFVIQSDALTVVDCINGCFIYADLNPIVFYCKVLLSSFNSVGIMFINRAENVEAHQLVGIGRSIGSRTWTGHIPNLCPVICNSLSVSV